The following DNA comes from Sphingopyxis sp. BSN-002.
TCAGATTCCCGCCGCGCGCGTTCGAGCCCGACTATCGCGCGGTGAACCCCCTGATGACGATCCCGGGCTGGGTCGAGGACGGCCGGCTGATGACCGAGTCCGCCGCGATTTGCGAGCGGATCGCGGAGGGCACGCCGCTCGAGGTACGCCGCGAAGAGGCCGATTATTGGGACTGGCGGAACTGGCTGCACCGCAGCGACGCGACGCTGACATTCCCGCTCGCGATCATGATCCGTTACACACGTGTCGAGCCCGAGGAGCGGCGGCTGGCGCAAGCCGTCGAGGACTACAAGGCCTTCTTCGGCGGCCGCGCGAAGAGCATCGAGGCGGCGCTGGCGGATGGGCGCGAATGGCTGGTCGCGGGGCGCTTCACCACAGCGGACATCGTGATCGGCTATGCCGCCTTTCTCGCGACGACGCTGGGCGCGAGCGATGTGCTGGGCGTTGCAACCAAGGCGTGGCTGGAGCGGTGCATGGCGCGCGACGGGTTCAAGCGGGCGCGCGAGCGGCAGAAGATTTAGCCGCCGCCCTAAGCCCTGACCAAGGTCAAACCTGAAAGAAGCCCCATCCGTCGGCTTGACCACCCTCGTTCCGGGCGAGGGCATCCAGCGATGCTTCGGTAGAGGTGATTTCCTCCGGAGAAGGGACCATTTCCTTGGTGACGATTACGTCCCAAGGCGCTTCGCCATCCTCGGTTGCGACCACATTGACCCGAAAACCAGCCTGCCGCGCACGATCCGCAAATCTTTCGGCAGAGGATCTGTCAGTGAAAATATGAGCAAAATCTACCGGACGCGCTCGATGCATATCGTCTCCGCGCTCGGCTAACCTCTGCAGAATCGAAGTATTTTCATCGAGAAGCGACATATCCAACCTGACTGCCCCCGCTCAATTCACCATCCGCTCATAGCCCTCCCAATAGGGGGCGCGCAGATCCTTGCGCAGGATCTTGCCCGAGGCATTGCGCGGCAGCGCCTCGATCACGTCGACGCTGCGCGGGGCCTTGAAGGCGGCGATGCGTTCGCGGGCCCACGCGATGATGTCGGCTTCCTCGACACTCATCCCGGGCTTGGGCACGACGACAGCCTTCACCGTCTCGCCCCATTTCTGGTCGGGGATGCCGATCACCGCGACCTCCTGCACCGCGGGATGGCCGAAGATCGCGCTTTCAACCTCGGCCGGATAGACATTCTCGCCGCCCGAGATGATCATGTCCTTCATCCGGTCGTGGATGAAGAGATAGCCGTCCTCGTCGAGATAGCCCGCATCGCCGGTGTGGATCCAGCCATCCCCGGTCATCGTCTTTGCGGTCGCATCGGGCAGGTTCCAGTACCCGATCATATTGTTCGACGAGCGGGTGACGACCTCGCCGACTTCGCCCGTCGGCACGCTCCTGCCGTCGGGACCGAGGATCAGGATCTCGACACCGGGCAGCGCCTTGCCGGCCGAGCGCATTCGCGCATTACCCTCGGGATCATGATCCTCCGGCGGCAGCATGCAGATCGTGCCCGTCGTCTCGGTCATGCCATAGGCCTGGATGAAGTCGGCGCCGAACATCCTGATGCTCTGGCGCAGCAGTTCGAGCGGGATCGGCGCGGCGCCATAGAGGATATATTTGAGCCGGCTGTAATCGACGCTCGCGCAGCGCGGATGCATCAGCAGCATCTGCAGCGCCGCCGGAACGATGAAGAAGCGCGTCACGCCATGCTGCTCGACCGCGTCGAACACGCCGTCGGGGTTGAATTCGGACAGGATCACGCCGGGCAGCCCCGAGACGAGCGCCATGACGCCAAGACCGGTGCCGCCGATATGCGCACATGGCATCGCAACCAGCACCGCCTCGTCATCGTCCCATTTGGTATAGGCAAGGTCGCTGTCGGCCGAATGCTTGCGCAGCGCGAAGAGGTTGCGGTTCGACAGCACCGCGCCCTTCGGATTGCCCGTGGTGCCCGAGGTATAGAGCTGAAGCACCGCGTCATCGCCGTCGGCGGGTTCGAACGGCGCGCGTGCGGTGCGCTCGATCAGCGCCCGCGCCTCGTCGGCACCGATGATCTGCGGATCATGCTGCAGTTTGCCCGCGAGCTGCCCGGGCACGGCCTCGAAACCGGGGCCGGTGAAGACGATCTTCGCCTTTGTGTCGTTGACGACATAGGCCCACTCGGTCGGCGAGAGACGCCAGCCGATCGGCGCCATCACGATGCCCGCACGCGCCGCGCCGAAGAAGAGCGTGAAATACAGGTCGCTGTTCTTGCCGATCCACGCGATGCGGTCGCCCTTTTGCAGGCCTGCGGCAAGCAGCGCCGAGGCGACCCGCGCGGTGCGCTCCTCGAGCTCGCCATAGGTGAAGACGCGATCCTCCTCGCGCATCGCAAGACGTCCGGGCCGATCCTCCGCCCAATGGGTAATGAACTCGTCGAACGTAAACAGGTCCGAAACATCCGCGGCCATTGCATCGCTCTCCTCGAATCGCGCCTTTCCGCGCGTTCCGGCAAGGCTAGCAACTGGCTCGGTCAGGTAAAGACGCGATTGGCCGACCTGCCACGACTGTCAGCCTGCTTTGCGGAAGAGCAGCATCAGATTGTTCGCGGGCATGGCGCGGCGTTCGGTAAAGGCAAAGCCGGCCTCTGCCGCTGCGGCGACGACGTCCCGCGTATCGCGCAAACCCCATTCGGGGTTGCGGGCGCGCAGGCTGGCGTCGAACGCGATGTTGCTTTCGGCGGTCGCGACGTCGGCCTCGACATAGGGGCCATAGAGGATCAGCGGTGCTCCGGCCGGCAACAGGCGGACGGCTCCTGCGAACAGCCCCGTCGTCGCGGCCCATGGGCTGATATGGACCATATTGACGCAAAGAACGGCATCCGCCGCGACCGGCGGCCAGTCGGCGGCCGATGCATCGAGCGCGAGCGGCGGCGCGATGTTGGCAAGCCCGGCCTCCCCGCTCCACGCGGCGATCGAAATCAGCGCATCGCGATCGGGGTCGCTCGGTTGCCATATGAGCCGCGGAAAGGCTGCGGCGAAATGGACGGCATGCTCGCCCGATCCGCTTGCGATCTCCAGCACCGTGCCGGATGGCGGCAGCCAGTCGGCCAGCACCTCCGCGATAGCGTCGCGGTTGCGCAGCGTCGCAGGTGCGTGGCGCTTCGCATCGGCACCGCCCTCGCCGGGCGTCCAGGGTCCGGTCACAGCCGCTTCGCGCGCGCTTCGGCGAGCATCCGGCGCGCGCGGAGAAAGATTTCGATCCGCTGGAAAGCGATGAACCCAAGCGCGAACGCCATCAATATGTCGGTCGCGGCCATCAGCCCCGCATGCCCCGGCCCCGCCATCTGCACCGCCATCGCGCGCGAGCCGCTGCGGATCGCGATGAGCGCGACGATGAAGATCAGCGCTGCGGGCGAAACCGTCTGGCTGAGTTCGTGCGTTTCGGGGTCGACCGCGACATGCATCAGCTTGCCGCGCCACCAGCCGAGACCGGCCCCGACAGCGAGTGCGACGAGGCACCACAGCCAGGTCAGGCCATGCGGAGGCGCGCTCCAGAACACGAAGCCGACG
Coding sequences within:
- a CDS encoding fatty acid--CoA ligase, which translates into the protein MAADVSDLFTFDEFITHWAEDRPGRLAMREEDRVFTYGELEERTARVASALLAAGLQKGDRIAWIGKNSDLYFTLFFGAARAGIVMAPIGWRLSPTEWAYVVNDTKAKIVFTGPGFEAVPGQLAGKLQHDPQIIGADEARALIERTARAPFEPADGDDAVLQLYTSGTTGNPKGAVLSNRNLFALRKHSADSDLAYTKWDDDEAVLVAMPCAHIGGTGLGVMALVSGLPGVILSEFNPDGVFDAVEQHGVTRFFIVPAALQMLLMHPRCASVDYSRLKYILYGAAPIPLELLRQSIRMFGADFIQAYGMTETTGTICMLPPEDHDPEGNARMRSAGKALPGVEILILGPDGRSVPTGEVGEVVTRSSNNMIGYWNLPDATAKTMTGDGWIHTGDAGYLDEDGYLFIHDRMKDMIISGGENVYPAEVESAIFGHPAVQEVAVIGIPDQKWGETVKAVVVPKPGMSVEEADIIAWARERIAAFKAPRSVDVIEALPRNASGKILRKDLRAPYWEGYERMVN
- a CDS encoding CcdC protein domain-containing protein; its protein translation is MTAVAQYAIPGTIIAVVLFFRLRSVGKARRLRLERLWILPAFYAAIVGFVFWSAPPHGLTWLWCLVALAVGAGLGWWRGKLMHVAVDPETHELSQTVSPAALIFIVALIAIRSGSRAMAVQMAGPGHAGLMAATDILMAFALGFIAFQRIEIFLRARRMLAEARAKRL
- a CDS encoding DUF938 domain-containing protein → MTGPWTPGEGGADAKRHAPATLRNRDAIAEVLADWLPPSGTVLEIASGSGEHAVHFAAAFPRLIWQPSDPDRDALISIAAWSGEAGLANIAPPLALDASAADWPPVAADAVLCVNMVHISPWAATTGLFAGAVRLLPAGAPLILYGPYVEADVATAESNIAFDASLRARNPEWGLRDTRDVVAAAAEAGFAFTERRAMPANNLMLLFRKAG
- a CDS encoding glutathione S-transferase encodes the protein MTLPILYHCADARSLRCLWAVEETGIDVDLRLLRFPPRAFEPDYRAVNPLMTIPGWVEDGRLMTESAAICERIAEGTPLEVRREEADYWDWRNWLHRSDATLTFPLAIMIRYTRVEPEERRLAQAVEDYKAFFGGRAKSIEAALADGREWLVAGRFTTADIVIGYAAFLATTLGASDVLGVATKAWLERCMARDGFKRARERQKI
- a CDS encoding ribonuclease E inhibitor RraB, which encodes MSLLDENTSILQRLAERGDDMHRARPVDFAHIFTDRSSAERFADRARQAGFRVNVVATEDGEAPWDVIVTKEMVPSPEEITSTEASLDALARNEGGQADGWGFFQV